CGAGGGTGTCGTAATAGGCGCCGGGGGTGCCGGATTCGCGGTTGCGGTCGTAGAGGCGTTGCAGGACCACGGCCGCGCGGACGTGGAATTGGATTGCGGTGTAGAGGGTTTCGGCTTCGAGGCGGGGGAAGCCGGCTTCGGTGAGGAGGTCGGTCACGCGGTCGGCGTGGGTGGCGCCGAGTTGTTCGGCACGGGGGCTCAGGACCGCGCGGACCAGGATCAGGTCCACCAGGATGGGGTGGGCGAGGAAATCGCGGCGGCCGGCGCGGGCGTGTTCGGCCAGGGAGGGCCGCCAGCGCTCGACTTCGATCAGCGGGACGGTGAGGCGGAATTCGTGCAGGGCGCGTTCGGCCATCGCGTCGAGCAGGTCGTCCTTCTTGCGGAAGTACCAGTAGATGCTGGTGACGCTGACGTTCAGGTGTTTCCCGAGCATCAGCATGCTCATGTTGTCGATGCCGATCTCGCGGGCGAGTTCGAAGGCGCCGTCGAGGATGTCGCCGGGATTGAGTGAGCCGCGTTCGCGGCGCGGACGCTTCCCGGCGCTCGCCCGCTTCGCCGCCCCTGCACTCACCTCGATGAGATCCTCTCTGCCGCAATCCGTCCCGGATTCGTATCCGTCGATCGCGGTTCGTCGCGATGCCGGGGTAATTGGTACTGCGAGACATACTATCCGGCGGTCGTCTCGGTTCGGGGGAGTCGCGCCGGATTGGGGGCGATCGGAAACGGCCGATTGTTGTCGCTGATACAGTGAAGCTTACTGTAACGGTGCTCGGCCAGCGTGGAGAAGGTGTTCGGCTCATGAGCGAGGTGGCAACGGATCTCGCGGCGATCGTGGAACTCCATCAGCGCGTTCGAGGGATCGTCGCGGCATCGGCTGCCGCCGAAACCCGCGCGAAACTGTACTGTAAGGTTTACAGTTTCTTCCACCCGGTGCGGCCGTGGCCGGTCGGTCCGGAGCCCGGGTCGGGAAGCGATGAGTGAGGTACCCAGTGGCGCAACAGTTCTCGGAGGCTCCGCTGGAGCGCCCCGCCGACCTCACCACCGAGTGGTTGACCACAACGCTGGGTGCGGGCACCGTCACCGAGTTCCGGTGCGAGCGGATCGGTACCGGCCAGGTCAGCGACTGTTACCGCGTCGCACTGGAATACGCGCCGGGCGGCAGCGGTCCGCGCTCGGTCGTGCTGAAGGTCGCCGCCGAGGATCCCACCAGCCGGCAGACCGGATCGGCGATGGGGTTGTACGAGAGCGAGGTCCGGTTCTACCGCGAGATCGCCCCGCATCTGACCGCCGGACCGATCCCGGCCTGTCATCACGCCGCGATCGATCCCGGTACCGGATGTTTCGATCTGATGCTCGGTGACGCCGCCCCCGCCGTCGTCGGCGACGAGATCCTCGGCGCGACAATCGAACAGGCCGAGGCGGCGGTCCGCGGACTGGGCCGCTGGCACGCCCTGGTCGCCGCCGCGCCGGAGCTGACCGAGGCGGCCTGGCTGGAGCGCGGATCGCTGCTGAACCAGGCGCTGTTCGAACAGCTCTACGCGCTGTTCCTTGACCGCTACGGCGAGCGGATCACCGCACCGCAACGCACCGTCTGTGACCGTCTGGTCGGGCATTTCGACGCCTACGCCGCCACCACCACGACGCTGACCCGCGGTCTGGTCCACGGCGACTACCGGCTGGACAACCTGCTGTTCGGCGGGCCCGGCGCGGAAAGGCCACTGGTCGTGGTGGATTGGCAGGGCGTGATGGCCGGACCGGTGCGCACCGACCTGTCCTACTTCCTCGGCGGCGCGCTGCGCGTGGCGGACCGCCGCGCGCACTACGACGACCTGCTGTCCGCGTATCACGCCGAGCTGGGCGCGAATTCGCCGCCGCCCCCGGCGCAGGTGCGCGACGAGGTGCGGGCGCTCGCCTTCATGGGTGTCACGATGGCGATCGCGGCCTCGGTCGTCGTCGAACGCACCGAGCGCGGGGACCGGCTGTTCCTGACCATGCTGGACCGGCACTGCGCACACGTCCTGGACACCGGTGCGCTGGAACTGCTTCCGGGCTAACCGTGCTCGACGGCCGTGCGGATCCGGTCCACCAGATCGCCCGCGTCGCCGCCTGCGAAGGAGGCCAGCATCCCGAGCGGGATCGACATCACCATCCGGGCGATGTCCATACCCAGCGCGGTCCCGCCGCCGTCGGCGGGCATCATCTGCTGCAGCAGCGGGATCACGGCCGCGGCCGCCGCCGGATCGGCGAGCAGTTCGCCGAGGGTCGTGTCGCCGTCCACGGACAGCGGGACGGTGTCGCCGGTGACGGTGACGGTCCGCCGCAACCGGAGATCGGCGCCGGAGGCCGCCGCGGCGATCTCGTAATCGCCCGGTTCGACCACCCAGTCGTCGATGCGAATGTCCCAGTAGGCCAGATCTTCTCGGCGGATCGCGACGGTGACGTCGGCGGTCTGACCGGGTTCCAGCGTGACCTCCGCGAAACCCTTCAGCTCGCGGACCGCGCGGGTGTGCGCCGAGCCGGGCAGTCCGGCGTAGAACTGCACGATCTCGCGTCCGGCGCGGGTCCCGGTGTTGGTGACCGCGACGGTGGCGGTGATGCCGTCCTCGCCGGACTCGAGCCGCAGGTCCGTGTAGCCGAAGGTGGTGTAGGACAAGCCGTGTCCGAACGGGAACGCGACCTCGATCCCGCGCGCGTCGTACCAGCGGTAGCCGACGAACAGTCCCTCCGCGTACCGGGTGTGGGAGAACCCGCCCGGGAATTCGAGATAGGAGGGGACGTCCTCGAGCCGGGCGGGAACCGTCTCGGCCAGTTTGCCGGAGGGATTGACCACCCCGTAGAGCACCTCGGCGATCGCGGAACCGCCGGCCTGGCCGAGCAGCGCCCCGTCGAGGATCGCGGGCGCCAGTTCGGTGACCGGGGTCAGCCGCAGTACGCCGCCGTGCGCGAGCACGACCACGATATTCCCTTGTACGGCAGCGATTTCGCGCAGCAGGGTGAGCTGCTCACCGGGCAACTCGAGGTGATCGCGGTCGAAACCCTCGGACTCCTGTCCCGCGTCGACACCCAGGAACAGCACCGCCACCTCCGCCGATCGCGCGAGTTCGACGGCCTCGCGCCGCAGGGCCGCGGCGTCGCCGCTGCCGTCGGTGGTGAACCCGGCCGCGAACGGCACCTCGGATCCGGCCACCCGCCGGATCTCGTCGAGCGGGATGTCCAGGCGGGTGGGATTCACATGTGAGCTGCCACCGCCCTGATAGCGCGGGGTGCGGGCGAATTCGCCGATCACGACGGCGGATTGCGCGCGGTCCAGCGGCAGCAGTTCGTTCTCGTTGCGCAACAGGACGATTGCGCGGGCGGCGATGCGCGCGGCGAGCGCGTGGTGGGCGTCGCGATCGAATCCGGCTTCCGGCGCACCGGCCGCCGCGATCCGGGCCGACAGCGCGGCGACCCGGCCGGCGGCCCGCTCCACCGCCGCGGCCGGTAGCTCACCGCGGGCCACCGCGGCCACGATGCGTTCGTCGCCCCCCGGATCGGGGCCGGGCATCGCCAGATCCACCCCGGCCGCGACGGCGGCGGGCCGATCGCGCACCGCACCCCAATCGCTGACGACGACCCCGTCGAAACCCCATTCGCCGCGCAGCACCTCGGTCAGCAGCCAGCGGTCCTCCGATACCCGCACGCCGTTGAGCCGGTTGTACGAGCACATCACCGTCCACGGCCGGGCGGCGCGGACGATCCGCGCGAAGCCGCGCAGATAGATCTCCCGCAGGGTGCGCGGGTCGATATCGGAACTGGCTCGCATCCGGTCGTTCTCGGCGTTGTTGGCGGCGAAATGCTTCACCGACGCGCCGACGCCCTGTGCCTGCAACCCGTTCACCCACGCCGCGCCGAGTTCGCCGGTGAGGTACGGATCCTCGGAGAGGTATTCGAAATTGCGCCCGCCGCGCGGGTCCCGCTTGATGTTCACCCCCGGGCCCAGCAGCACCCCGACCCCTTCGGCCCGGCACTCCCGGCCCAGCGCCGCGCCGACCTCCCCGGCCGACGCGACACTCCAGGTCTGGGCCAGCGCGACCGCGGGCGGGAAGCAGGTCGCGGGCACGCTCTCGCCGATGCCGAGATGATCGGTCTCCCCGGTCTGCTTACGCAGGCCGTGCGGCCCGTCGTGCAGGGTGAACGCCGCCGTGCCGCCCACCTCCCGGGTGGACCAGAACGAGGCGCCACCGGTGAGCGCGGCCTGCTGCGCGACCGCGGAATCCCCGGTGTGATCCGGCACCGTCGACGTCATTCGTTCCTCCCGGCAGGTATCCGGCCCACCTCGGTGGCGCGACCGTCGAACGAAAACAGAATGGCATGCGGGATTCGTCTCGGCAAGGAGCGCGGTCCGCGCGGCGGAAGTCCCACCGGCGGCTCCGTACCATGCACCCATGGCGAGGCGTGGTCCCTACAGCAAGGGTGTCGAGAAGCGGGCGGAGATCCTCGACACCGCGCTGGCGATCGTCGCGCGGCACGGCTACGGGCAGGCGACGGTGAAGCAGATCGCCGACGCGGTCGGGCTCAGCCAGAACGGCCTGCTGCACTATTTCGGATCCAAGGACGCGCTGTTCACCGAGATCCTGCGCCGGCGCGACGAGATCGACCTGGCGACCTACGGCTCGCCGCCTGCCGACCTCGGCGCGCGGCTGTCGGAACTGGTCGCGCACAACGCCGCGGTGCCCGGCTTCGTCGAACTGCACGCCCGCCTCACCCACGAGGCCACCGAGACCGGTCACCTGTCCCACGACTACTTCCGCGACCGGTACGAGACGATCCGCGCGATCGGCCGCGAGGTCCTCGGGCAGTTGCGCGAGCGCGGCGAGATCGCACCCGGACTCGACCCGGATCGGTTGTCCCCGTTGCTGTTCGCGGTGATCGACGGATTGCAGACCCAATGGCTGTACGACCGGGACGTCGATATGCCCGCGCTCGTGGGCTATTTCGTCGAACTGCTCGGCGCCCGGCCACCGGCGTGAGCGCCACGCTGCCGGATCAGCGGCGATCGAGGATGCGCCGCACGACCTGTTCGCGCGAGCCGGCGCCCTGCGGATCGGTGGCGTAGCCGGTACCGGCGTCGAAAAGGGCTGCTGCGTAGATCGTTTCGAGCTGCTCCAGCGTCGCGGTATCGGGCTGCGGACCCAGCGCCGCCCGGATGCGATGCCGGATCTCGCTCGCGGTGCGGGCCCGCAGGTGCAGCACGTCGAGGGCATCGGATTCCAGGCGACCGCGATTCGCGCGAGCCTGCGCCGAAGACAGCTGCCGCCACAGCAATTCGGAGATCAGCTGCACATCGGTGGCGAACCAGGTCTGCGCCGATTCGAGATCGACACCCGCCTCCCCGGCGATCGCCGCGACCGTGAGACTCCCGAAGCCGGTGCGCACGATGACCGTCCGGGCCGACTCCAGGAGTACCTCGAACATCGCGGCCCGGTCCACCGGCGCCGCACCCGGCCGGACTGTGGTGGACGGTAGATCGGACATGTGTCCAAATGCTAGTCCGGGCGACTGGGTGGAGCAAGGCGGAATCCACTGACCGGTTTGGTGGCCTCGACGAGGGTGCGGGTGGAGTGGGCGACGAACGGTCCGTCCCGCCGGATCTGCTCGTGGAGGCGGCGCAGGCGGTCGCGGTGCAGGTCGACGGTGAAGCCGGGGACCAGCCAGATGACCTTGCGCAGCAGATAGACCACCGCGCCGACGTCGTCGAACTCCATGCGCAGGCGCTCGGTGCGCTGGTCGACGATGTCCAGGCCGGCCGCGCGCGCGGCCGCGGCCTCCGCCTCGGGGTGACGCCCGCGGCGGGCGCGGGGCTGGGGGCCGAGGAAGTATTCGACCAGCTCGAATACGCTGGCCGGTCCGACGTGTTGCGCGAAATAGGTGCCACCGGGTTGCAGGACGCGGGCGATCTCGTCCCACCAGACGGTCGCCGGATGCCGGCAGGTGACCAGGTCGAAGGCCGCGTCCGCGAACGGCAGCGGCGGCCGGTCGGGGGTGGCGACCACGACCGCGCCGCGCGGATGCAGCAGTGCGGTGGCCCTGGCGATATTCGGCGGCCACGACTCGGTGGCGACCATGGTGGGCGGGAAGGACTTCGACCCGGCGAGGACCTCCCCGCCGCCGGTCTGGATATCCAGTGCGGCGGTGGCGGTTTCGAGCCGGGCGCTCATCGACCGCTGGTAGCCCCAGGACGGGCGGGCCTCGGTGGCTCGGCCGTCGAGCCAGGCGAAGTCCCAGCCGTCCACGGATGCCGATGCGGCCTCGGCCACCAATTCCTCGAAAACGGGTTTCATAGGCCGAGTGTGCGGGTCAGCGGGCCTGTTCACCATCGAGTTTCGGGGCCGGCGATTCCGGCTCCGCCGGGTCGCGCAGCTGCGCCAGCAGTGCGCCGAGGGTTGCGCGCTGATCGGGGGACAGCGGCGCGAACACCTCGGCGGCCGCATGTCTGCGCGCCTCGGTGATGCGGGCGCGCACGGCCCGGCCCGCGTCGGTGGGCTCGAGCAGCGTGGACCGGCGGTTCGCCGGATCGGCGGTGCGGCGGACCAGACCGGCCGCCTCCAGCGCATCGATCACCGTGGTGACCGTGCGCGGCACCACATCGAGCTGGGTGGCCAGATCCACCATGCGCATCGGCCCGTCCGCGCGCACGATCGAGCGCAGCGCCCTGGCCTGCGCGGGGGTCAGCCCGAGCGGTGCCAGGTGTGCTGCCTGGTTGCGGCGCATCCGCTTCGAGACCTCGAAGAACAGGTCGGGCAGTTCGTTCTCCGCCGGGGTCGTCACGAGCTGAGCCTACCTCATTGTTGCGGGGAACAATTGTGAGTCATACTCAGTTACACCGGGCATCGATCGTCGAAGGAGTGCCCTTGCCGCGTCCACAACTTCGCCGGATACTCCGGCTCTTCGCTCCCTACCGGGGACAACTCACCGTCATGGCCCTGCTGGTGGCACTGTCCGCCGTCGTCTCGCTGGCCTCGCCGTTCCTGCTGCGCGCCGTGCTGGACGTGGCGCTGCCGCAGGGGCGTACCGGCCTGCTGACCGTGCTCGCCGCGGGCATGATCGCGGTCTCGGTCGCGACCAGCGTGTTCGGTGTGTCGCAGACCTACATCTCCACCGCGGTCGGGCAGCGGGTCATGCACGACCTGCGCACCGCCGTCTACGCCCGGTTGCAGCAGATGCCGCTGGCGTTCTTCACCACCACCCGCACCGGTGAGGTGCAGTCCCGCATCGCCAACGACATCGGCGGGATGCAGTCCACGGTCACCTCCACGGCGACCTCGCTGGTCTCCAACTTCACCGCGGTGACCGCGAGTGTCATCGCGATGATCGCGCTGGACTGGCGGCTCACGCTGGTCTCGCTGGTCATGCTGCCGTTCTTCGTGTGGGTCAGCCGCCGCGTCGGCAACGAACGCCGCCGCATCACCGCGCGCCGGCAGAAGCAGCTCGCGTCCATGTCCGCCATCGTGGAGGAGTCGCTGTCGGTCAGCGGAATCCTGCTGGGCCGCACCATGGGTCGCGCGCCCGCACTGACCCGCAACTTCGCGGGCGAGTCGCGGGAGCTGGCGGATCTCGAACTGCAGGCGAGTATGGCGGGCCGGTGGCGGCAGTCCACCATCCAGATGGTCATGTCCGCGATGCCCGCGGTGATCTACTGGGCGGCCGGATTGACTGTCTCGCACGGACATTCGCTGGTCTCGGTGGGTACCCTGGTCGCCTTCACCACCCTGCAGAGCGGGTTGCTGCGGCCGCTGGTCATGCTGTTGCAGACCGGCGTCGACATCCAGAGCTCACTGGCGCTGTTCGCGCGCATCTTCGAATACCTCGATCTCACCCCGGACATCACCGAGTCCGCGACGCCCGCGAAGCTGCCGCACATCACCGGCGCGGTGGACTTCGACCATGTCGGATTCGGTTACGACGGCGCCCCGGCCCCGGCGCTGGACGATGTCGACCTGCACGTGCCCGCGGGCTCCAGCCTGGCCGTGGTGGGTGAAACCGGTTCGGGCAAAACGACATTGAGTTACCTGGTGCCGCGGCTCTACGACGTGACGGCGGGCCGGGTGCGCATCGACGGCACGGATGTGCGGGAGCTGTCGTTCGCCGATCTGGCCCGTGCCGTCGGCGTGGTGTCGCAGGAGACCTACCTGTTCCACGCCACCGTCGCGGAGAACCTGCGCTTCGCCAAGCCGGACGCCACCGACGCGGAGTTGCACCGGGCGGCGCGCGCGGCCCAGATCCACGACCACATCGCGAGCCTGCCCGACGGCTACGACACCGTCGTGGGGGAGCGCGGCTACCGGTTCTCCGGCGGCGAGAAGCAGCGGCTGGCCCTGGCCCGCACGATCCTGCGGGATCCGCCGATCCTGGTGCTGGACGAGGCGACCAGTGCGCTGGACACCCGCACCGAGCGCGCGGTGCAGGATGCGGTGGACGCGCTCGCGGCGGGCCGCACCACCATCACCATCGCGCACCGGCTGTCCACCGTCCGCGACGCGGACCAGATCGTGGTGCTCGACCACGGCCGGATCGCCGAGCGCGGCACACACGACGAACTCGTCGCTCGCGGTGGCAGATACGCCGCGCTCCTGGCCCGCGCGGGCGAACTCGCCCCGGCAACGTTCGGTGATGTTCCCGAAAGTGATCACCCGGCACACGATTTCGCGGACAGCGCCTAGTGCTTCCGGGGCGCCCGGACCACGCCGGGCGCGGTGACCAGGGGTAGATCGAGGGTGGTGCGGATGCCGGGGGCGGCGGCGACCACCGCGGGGATCGCGTTCACGATCCGGCCCGCGGCCGCGACGATCGCGGCGTGGTTGTGATCGCCCTTGCGGCTGGTCGGGCAGATGTCCACGGAATACGAAGGCTCCCCGGTGATCTCGATGCGGTAGGAGCCGCCGGGCTGGGCGGGCTGCGGCCAGTCCGGGCACAGATCCGCGCGCAGGCGGGTGACGTGCTCGATCACGATCGCCGGATGCCCGCCGACCATGCCGCGCAATTCGAAACGCAGCGCCACCACGCCACCCTCGGGCACGTGCCCGACGGCGATGTCGAACGGTTCGGTGGCCGGAATCCGTTCGTAGTGTTCGGTGATCGTGTCCACGGTGACGCCGAGCCCGGCGGCCAGCTGCCGGATCGCCGGTCCCCACGCGATACTCAGCACGCCGGGCTGCAACAGCATCGGGATCTCGTCGATCGGCCTGCCGAAACCCATGACGTCGAACATGACCGTCGCGCCGTCGTAGGTGGCGTAGTCGGCGATCTCCATGCAGCGGACCTGTTCCACGGTCTGGCAGGTGCCGGTGAGGGCGAAGGGCAGCAGGTCGTTGGCGAAGCCGGGGTCGACGCCGGTGATGAACAGGCTCGAATTCCCTTGCCGCGCGGCATCTTCGATCGGCGTGATGAATTTCGGCGGCAGCACCTGCCAGGGATA
This DNA window, taken from Nocardia sp. BMG111209, encodes the following:
- a CDS encoding TetR/AcrR family transcriptional regulator, translating into MARRGPYSKGVEKRAEILDTALAIVARHGYGQATVKQIADAVGLSQNGLLHYFGSKDALFTEILRRRDEIDLATYGSPPADLGARLSELVAHNAAVPGFVELHARLTHEATETGHLSHDYFRDRYETIRAIGREVLGQLRERGEIAPGLDPDRLSPLLFAVIDGLQTQWLYDRDVDMPALVGYFVELLGARPPA
- a CDS encoding MarR family winged helix-turn-helix transcriptional regulator; this translates as MTTPAENELPDLFFEVSKRMRRNQAAHLAPLGLTPAQARALRSIVRADGPMRMVDLATQLDVVPRTVTTVIDALEAAGLVRRTADPANRRSTLLEPTDAGRAVRARITEARRHAAAEVFAPLSPDQRATLGALLAQLRDPAEPESPAPKLDGEQAR
- a CDS encoding phosphotransferase, which codes for MRYPVAQQFSEAPLERPADLTTEWLTTTLGAGTVTEFRCERIGTGQVSDCYRVALEYAPGGSGPRSVVLKVAAEDPTSRQTGSAMGLYESEVRFYREIAPHLTAGPIPACHHAAIDPGTGCFDLMLGDAAPAVVGDEILGATIEQAEAAVRGLGRWHALVAAAPELTEAAWLERGSLLNQALFEQLYALFLDRYGERITAPQRTVCDRLVGHFDAYAATTTTLTRGLVHGDYRLDNLLFGGPGAERPLVVVDWQGVMAGPVRTDLSYFLGGALRVADRRAHYDDLLSAYHAELGANSPPPPAQVRDEVRALAFMGVTMAIAASVVVERTERGDRLFLTMLDRHCAHVLDTGALELLPG
- a CDS encoding glycoside hydrolase family 3 C-terminal domain-containing protein; its protein translation is MTSTVPDHTGDSAVAQQAALTGGASFWSTREVGGTAAFTLHDGPHGLRKQTGETDHLGIGESVPATCFPPAVALAQTWSVASAGEVGAALGRECRAEGVGVLLGPGVNIKRDPRGGRNFEYLSEDPYLTGELGAAWVNGLQAQGVGASVKHFAANNAENDRMRASSDIDPRTLREIYLRGFARIVRAARPWTVMCSYNRLNGVRVSEDRWLLTEVLRGEWGFDGVVVSDWGAVRDRPAAVAAGVDLAMPGPDPGGDERIVAAVARGELPAAAVERAAGRVAALSARIAAAGAPEAGFDRDAHHALAARIAARAIVLLRNENELLPLDRAQSAVVIGEFARTPRYQGGGSSHVNPTRLDIPLDEIRRVAGSEVPFAAGFTTDGSGDAAALRREAVELARSAEVAVLFLGVDAGQESEGFDRDHLELPGEQLTLLREIAAVQGNIVVVLAHGGVLRLTPVTELAPAILDGALLGQAGGSAIAEVLYGVVNPSGKLAETVPARLEDVPSYLEFPGGFSHTRYAEGLFVGYRWYDARGIEVAFPFGHGLSYTTFGYTDLRLESGEDGITATVAVTNTGTRAGREIVQFYAGLPGSAHTRAVRELKGFAEVTLEPGQTADVTVAIRREDLAYWDIRIDDWVVEPGDYEIAAAASGADLRLRRTVTVTGDTVPLSVDGDTTLGELLADPAAAAAVIPLLQQMMPADGGGTALGMDIARMVMSIPLGMLASFAGGDAGDLVDRIRTAVEHG
- a CDS encoding ABC transporter ATP-binding protein, with translation MALLVALSAVVSLASPFLLRAVLDVALPQGRTGLLTVLAAGMIAVSVATSVFGVSQTYISTAVGQRVMHDLRTAVYARLQQMPLAFFTTTRTGEVQSRIANDIGGMQSTVTSTATSLVSNFTAVTASVIAMIALDWRLTLVSLVMLPFFVWVSRRVGNERRRITARRQKQLASMSAIVEESLSVSGILLGRTMGRAPALTRNFAGESRELADLELQASMAGRWRQSTIQMVMSAMPAVIYWAAGLTVSHGHSLVSVGTLVAFTTLQSGLLRPLVMLLQTGVDIQSSLALFARIFEYLDLTPDITESATPAKLPHITGAVDFDHVGFGYDGAPAPALDDVDLHVPAGSSLAVVGETGSGKTTLSYLVPRLYDVTAGRVRIDGTDVRELSFADLARAVGVVSQETYLFHATVAENLRFAKPDATDAELHRAARAAQIHDHIASLPDGYDTVVGERGYRFSGGEKQRLALARTILRDPPILVLDEATSALDTRTERAVQDAVDALAAGRTTITIAHRLSTVRDADQIVVLDHGRIAERGTHDELVARGGRYAALLARAGELAPATFGDVPESDHPAHDFADSA
- a CDS encoding TetR/AcrR family transcriptional regulator; its protein translation is MSAGAAKRASAGKRPRRERGSLNPGDILDGAFELAREIGIDNMSMLMLGKHLNVSVTSIYWYFRKKDDLLDAMAERALHEFRLTVPLIEVERWRPSLAEHARAGRRDFLAHPILVDLILVRAVLSPRAEQLGATHADRVTDLLTEAGFPRLEAETLYTAIQFHVRAAVVLQRLYDRNRESGTPGAYYDTLVASPDTTPLLARAHALGLHHGSPDDRNFEFGLQCLLDHAEIVLAASARQGTAPEGR
- a CDS encoding diacylglycerol kinase; the encoded protein is MPIRVAHVGTGNVGRLALTGLVESPHYELTGVCVSTPAKVGRDAGELAGLDVTTGIAAVGDLDALLATEPECVVYCAMGDTRLPEAVEDVRRLLAAGVDVVGSSPGLLQYPWQVLPPKFITPIEDAARQGNSSLFITGVDPGFANDLLPFALTGTCQTVEQVRCMEIADYATYDGATVMFDVMGFGRPIDEIPMLLQPGVLSIAWGPAIRQLAAGLGVTVDTITEHYERIPATEPFDIAVGHVPEGGVVALRFELRGMVGGHPAIVIEHVTRLRADLCPDWPQPAQPGGSYRIEITGEPSYSVDICPTSRKGDHNHAAIVAAAGRIVNAIPAVVAAAPGIRTTLDLPLVTAPGVVRAPRKH
- a CDS encoding class I SAM-dependent methyltransferase; amino-acid sequence: MKPVFEELVAEAASASVDGWDFAWLDGRATEARPSWGYQRSMSARLETATAALDIQTGGGEVLAGSKSFPPTMVATESWPPNIARATALLHPRGAVVVATPDRPPLPFADAAFDLVTCRHPATVWWDEIARVLQPGGTYFAQHVGPASVFELVEYFLGPQPRARRGRHPEAEAAAARAAGLDIVDQRTERLRMEFDDVGAVVYLLRKVIWLVPGFTVDLHRDRLRRLHEQIRRDGPFVAHSTRTLVEATKPVSGFRLAPPSRPD